The Deltaproteobacteria bacterium DNA segment AACCCCTGGCTCGTTCTGCGCGATGCCGCGGGGAATAGCCGCCGCAGCGAGCCCGCGGACGGCACCTTCGACTTCAACACCAGCCGCACGCAGTGGGTGCAGCTCCAGCTCCCCCTCGCGCCTGCCGCGAACTACAAGGTCACCGACGCAGGGGCCTTCGACCTGTCACGCGTCGTGAGCCTCGAGCTCCACGTCGACCCGTGGGACTTCGGCTTCACGCTCTGGCTCGATGGCCTGGCCTTCGGACCCGGGGTATTCTCTCAGTGCCCCTGACGCCGCCGCACCGACGATCGTCTCACTCCCAGGAGAACCGCTCATGTCCCTGCTTCGCGTTGCCGCGCTCCCCGACGACGTGTTGCCGCTCGACGCGTACGAGGCCACGCTCTCCAACGACCTGCGCGTGATCGTCGTCCCCACCGGGCAGCCGGGTCTGCTGAACCTCCAGATCATCGTGAAGGCCGGCAGCCGCAACGACGTGGACCCCGGCGCCTCGGGGCTCGCGCACTTCGTCGAGCACCTCATGATGCTCGGTACCCCGCGCTATCCGCAGGCGGTCTACGACGAGATCCAGATGCGTGCCGGCACCCGCCGCGAGGCCGAGACCTCCTACGACTACACCATGTACTCGTTGCTGTGCGCGCGCGAGGACCTGCCACAGTTCCTCGAGATCGAAGCCGACCACTTCCTCGCGCCGGGGTATTCGGAGGAGGCCTTCCGGTCCGAGGCGGGCGTCGTGCTGGCCGAGCTGCAGGCGACGCTGTCCGATCCGGCGCAAACATCCCATAATAGGCATCTGGCCGCGGGCTACCGCGTTCACCCCTACGGTCACCCCGTGCTGGGCGCCCCCGCCGACGTCGAGCGCTTTCCGGAGCGCTTCGCGTACTCGCAGGCCCACTTCCGCCGCAACTACCGTCCCGAGCGCACCACGCTGCTCGTCGTCGGCGACGCCCACCCCGAGGAGGTCTGCGAGCTCGTCCATCGGCACTGGGGCGACTGGCGCCCCGTCGGACCGGCGCAGGAGGTGCCCGCCGAGCCTCCCCCACGGGAGCCGACCACGACCTTCGTGCCCTGGTCCGGCGACTTCCCCGGGTTGCTCGCCCTCGGCTATCACGGCCCGAGGTTCTCGTCCGACTCCTCGGACTTCGAGGCGCTGCAGCTCCTCTTCGAGCTCGAGTTCGGCGAGAGCTCGGAGCTCTACCGCCAGCTGGTCCACGGGGAGCAGCACGTGAAGTTCCTCGTACCCGTCGTTCTGCCCTCGCTGGATCCGGGGCTACCGACCGTCAGGGGGCGTCTCAACGCGGGTCGCACGAACGACGACGTGAAGCGCGTGCTCGAAGCGATGCTCAAGACCGCCGACCGCGCCCGTCGACGGAGCGTCTCGGCGCACCAGCTGAAGCTGCAGCTCGACCGCGGCCGGGCCTCGCTCGCCCACGTCTTCGACAACGTCGAATCGATCGCCGAAGCCCTGTGCATCTTCGTGCACTTCGACCGCTCGTACGCCACCCTCAACGACCACTACCGTCGACTTCAGAACCTGACCCCGGAGCATCTGCAGGCCGCCGCGGAGCGCTACCTCACCGATGAGCGGCTGGTGGCCACGCTCCTCGCCTCCGAGGACTACTCCGGGGCCCTCTCGGTCACCCGCCGCGGGGCGGACGTTCGCGCTGCGACCCAGCCCGAGGCCGGCGCCCGGGCTCCCACGGTGCTGCTCCGCTCACGCATGCCGCTCGTCCGGGTGAAACTCTGCTTCACGGCCGGCTCCGCCTACGATCCGCCCGGCAAGGCGGGGCTAGCGCAGCTCGCCGCCGGCCTGCACTCGGGCGCTGGAAGCCAGGAACTCCGCCGCGAGGAGATCGAACGCGCGCTCCATCCCCTGGCCGGCTACTTCATGGCCCACGTGGACCGCGAGCTCTGCACGTTCACCGGGATCGTACATCGCGATCACCTGGACGCCTTCGCGGACCTCGCGCTACCGCAGTTCTTCGACCCCGGTCTGCGCGAGGAGGACTTCGAACAGCTCAGGGCGGCCCAGCTCGGGGAGTTGCTCGACGATCTGCGCGGCGCCGACGAGGAGAACCTGGCGAAGGAGCGCCTGCAGTGCAACCTCTTCGCCGGCACGCCCTACGCCCACCCACCTCTCGGCACCCTCTCCTCGCTCGAGGCCGTCACGGTCGAGGACGTACGTGCCTTCGCCCGGCGCTTCTACACGCGGCAGAACGTCCGGCTGGGCCTGGCCGGGGACGTGCCAGGCGCCTTCCTTTCGCGCCTAGAGGACGCCGTGGACGCCCTGCCGGCCGGCGCCCCCGTCGGGCCCCTCCAGGTACGAGGACGGCGCCCCTCGGGGATGGAGCTCGAGATCCTCGAGAAGGATACCGACGTGGTAGCCATCTCCTTCGGTACGCCGATCGACGTGCTGCGCTACCACGAGGACTACGCCGCGCTCTCCCTCGCTCGGGCCTGCCTGGGAGACCATCGCTCGTCGTACGGCCGGCTCTACCGCAGCTTGCGCACCGACCGCGGGCTGACCTACGGCAGCTACGCCTACCTCGAGGCCTTCCCACTGGCGGCCGCCGCGCTCTATCCCTCCCCCAACTTCGTGCGCCGTGCGCAGCTCTTCGAGGTCTGGATCCGACCCGTGCATCCGTCCGTCGCGACCTTCGCGCTGAAGGCCGCCGTGCACGAACTCCGGCAGCTCATCGCCGAGGGTGTGACCGAACAAGAGTTCGAGCGCTTCAGATCCTTCCTCGCGAAGAACGTCCTGCAGCTGCTCAAGACGCAGGAGGACCGGCTCGGCTACGCGATGGACAGCGCCTGGTTCGGCATGGGGGACTTCGGCACCGACTTTCCCCGACAGGTCGCAGCCCTCAGCCCGAGCGCCGTGAATCAGGCCATCCGGCGGCACCTCACGGCCACGGACCTGGGCGTGGTCCTCGTGGCGCGCGACGCGGCCCGGCTGCGGGAGGAGCTGCTCGACGGCGCGACCCCCGCGGTCCGCTACAACGGGCCCGTCTCCCCGACCTTGGTCGAGCAAGACCGCGCGATCTCGTCGAGCAAGCTCCTGGTGACGCCGGAGAGCGTGCGCATCACGCCCGTCGAAGCCGTCTTCGCCTAGGAGGCGCCCCGTAGGGCGGGACTCAGATCTGCCCGCGAAACTTCACGAACAGGAAGTAGCGGTCGGGGATGTCGTCGAATTGTAGCGGCTGCTTGCAGGTCTCGCAGGTCCGCGGCTCCTTCAGCAGCTCGGCCGGATCCTTGAGCTGCTGCGGCACGTCGACGACGATCATGGCCTCCCGGTCGCAGCGCGCGCAGTAGTAGGGCGCCACCACCGACTCGACCTCGGCCTTCCCGGGGAAGTTGAACACGCTGTTCAGCTGTACGACAATCGCGGGAGAGCAGCGAGACAACGTCAGCCGTGGAACCTGCTCGACCGAGCGCATGAAGTTGATCCACTCCCGAACCCCGCACGAGTTGATGCGCGCGACGTCGAAGGTGTCGATGATCACACGCCCTAGCTGGGCCTTCGTCAGCGCATGGAGCAGCCGCTTCGCCAGC contains these protein-coding regions:
- a CDS encoding insulinase family protein, encoding MSLLRVAALPDDVLPLDAYEATLSNDLRVIVVPTGQPGLLNLQIIVKAGSRNDVDPGASGLAHFVEHLMMLGTPRYPQAVYDEIQMRAGTRREAETSYDYTMYSLLCAREDLPQFLEIEADHFLAPGYSEEAFRSEAGVVLAELQATLSDPAQTSHNRHLAAGYRVHPYGHPVLGAPADVERFPERFAYSQAHFRRNYRPERTTLLVVGDAHPEEVCELVHRHWGDWRPVGPAQEVPAEPPPREPTTTFVPWSGDFPGLLALGYHGPRFSSDSSDFEALQLLFELEFGESSELYRQLVHGEQHVKFLVPVVLPSLDPGLPTVRGRLNAGRTNDDVKRVLEAMLKTADRARRRSVSAHQLKLQLDRGRASLAHVFDNVESIAEALCIFVHFDRSYATLNDHYRRLQNLTPEHLQAAAERYLTDERLVATLLASEDYSGALSVTRRGADVRAATQPEAGARAPTVLLRSRMPLVRVKLCFTAGSAYDPPGKAGLAQLAAGLHSGAGSQELRREEIERALHPLAGYFMAHVDRELCTFTGIVHRDHLDAFADLALPQFFDPGLREEDFEQLRAAQLGELLDDLRGADEENLAKERLQCNLFAGTPYAHPPLGTLSSLEAVTVEDVRAFARRFYTRQNVRLGLAGDVPGAFLSRLEDAVDALPAGAPVGPLQVRGRRPSGMELEILEKDTDVVAISFGTPIDVLRYHEDYAALSLARACLGDHRSSYGRLYRSLRTDRGLTYGSYAYLEAFPLAAAALYPSPNFVRRAQLFEVWIRPVHPSVATFALKAAVHELRQLIAEGVTEQEFERFRSFLAKNVLQLLKTQEDRLGYAMDSAWFGMGDFGTDFPRQVAALSPSAVNQAIRRHLTATDLGVVLVARDAARLREELLDGATPAVRYNGPVSPTLVEQDRAISSSKLLVTPESVRITPVEAVFA